From a single Lolium rigidum isolate FL_2022 chromosome 7, APGP_CSIRO_Lrig_0.1, whole genome shotgun sequence genomic region:
- the LOC124671518 gene encoding uncharacterized protein LOC124671518 encodes MAAAPAHLHVESIQTAIPIRIAVERGRTLPIAVSGTPPITAEELQRRFRVVLYYRDADGDHRPDDEARARLEQATWVQEALSAALSDEPKMAGRLRRRSRGDGPWEVKLNDSGLRLLTASADTTMAAFLEAGDRGSKEAALALWTDVDTQDPEMCAPFFMQLTWFSDGGYAIGACCSLLHADPLSLINFLKTWARAHAEVQQQSKLVLNPVIRYTRYFRSPRAATKRLRSFPLVPTADGATTTTTVLFRIVGDDAPADRGALADACVAQASEKLGLERPARFTVLAGDGLGGLNVVRASKPGVDGETTPQCPVQELRVACWNEAGLEEVVLDGCKPLHVSCDIVSPCADEGLVVVMPAAAGCAEFFISATIPS; translated from the exons ATGGCGGCCGCGCCGGCGCATCTCCACGTCGAATCCATACAGACCGCGATCCCGATACGCATCGCGGTGGAGCGCGGCCGGACGCTTCCCATCGCCGTGTCCGGAACGCCGCCGATCACCGCTGAGGAGCTGCAGCGCCGGTTCCGCGTGGTGCTCTACTACCGCGACGCGGACGGCGATCACCGGCCGGACGACGAGGCGAGGGCGCGGCTCGAGCAGGCTACGTGGGTGCAGGAGGCGCTCAGCGCGGCGCTGTCCGACGAGCCGAAGATGGCtgggcggctgcggcggcgctcCCGCGGTGACGGCCCGTGGGAGGTGAAGCTGAACGACTCGGGCTTGCGGCTGCTCACGGCGTCGGCGGACACGACCATGGCAGCGTTCCTGGAGGCCGGTGACCGGGGGAGCAAGGAGGCCGCGCTGGCTCTGTGGACCGACGTGGACACGCAGGACCCCGAGATGTGTGCACCGTTCTTCATGCAG TTGACATGGTTCAGCGACGGCGGCTACGCCATCGGCGCGTGCTGCAGCCTGCTCCACGCCGACCCGCTGTCTCTGATCAACTTCCTCAAGACGTGGGCTCGAGCGCACGCCGAAGTGCAGCAGCAGAGCAAGCTCGTCCTCAACCCGGTGATCCGGTACACGCGCTATTTCCGCAGCCCGCGCGCCGCCACCAAGCGCCTCAGGTCCTTTCCCCTCGTCCCCACGGCCGACGGCGCCACCACGACGACAACCGTGCTCTTCAGGATCGTCGGCGATGATGCGCCGGCAGACCGCGGCGCGCTCGCCGATGCGTGCGTCGCCCAGGCCAGCGAGAAGCTGGGGCTCGAGAGGCCGGCGCGGTTCACGGTTCTCGCCGGCGACGGCTTGGGAGGGCTGAACGTCGTGCGCGCGTCCAAACCGGGAGTTGACGGAGAGACCACGCCGCAGTGTCCTGTCCAGGAGCTTCGAGTCGCATGCTGGAACGAGGCCGGTCTCGAGGAGGTCGTGCTGGATGGGTGCAAGCCTCTGCACGTCTCGTGCGATATCGTCTCGCCTTGCGCCGACGAGGGGCTTGTCGTTGTGATGCCGGCAGCGGCAGGGTGTGCCGAGTTCTTCATCAGTGCAACTATTCCGAGCTAG